A section of the Flavobacterium sp. CG_23.5 genome encodes:
- a CDS encoding aminotransferase class I/II-fold pyridoxal phosphate-dependent enzyme — protein sequence MKNFNPADNIQDLQYFGEFGGVNPSISDSSTYTFLSAKTMFDTFEGNMEGCYLYSRHSSPSNLYLDRALAAMEGTETANVSASGMGAITPTLLQLCGTGDHIVSSRTIYGGTYAFLKNFTPRLGIKTTFVDITKLDVVETAITRDTKVLYCETVSNPLLEVADIEGLSKIAKRHNLTLVVDNTFSPLSVSPARLGADIVIHSLTKYINGSSDTVGGVTCASQEFIDSLKNVNSGASMLLGPTMDSLRSASVMKNLRTLHIRMKQHSHNAMYLAKRFEKDGLKTVYPGLESHPSHEIYKTMINPEYGFGGMMTLDVGTLEKANELMELMQAKNLGYLAVSLGFYKTLFSAPGTSTSSEIPMEEQIEMGLTDGLIRFSIGLDNDIERTYQMMRACMMDLGILRSKATQTA from the coding sequence ATGAAAAATTTCAATCCCGCAGACAACATTCAGGATTTACAGTACTTTGGCGAATTTGGTGGTGTAAATCCCTCGATTTCTGATTCATCAACCTATACTTTTTTATCGGCAAAAACCATGTTCGATACTTTTGAAGGCAATATGGAAGGTTGCTATTTGTACTCGCGTCATTCTTCACCAAGTAATTTATATTTGGACAGAGCCTTGGCGGCGATGGAAGGTACGGAAACGGCGAATGTTTCGGCTTCAGGAATGGGAGCAATCACTCCTACTCTTCTACAATTATGTGGAACCGGTGATCACATTGTTTCAAGCAGAACAATTTATGGTGGAACGTACGCTTTCTTGAAGAATTTTACTCCAAGATTAGGCATCAAAACTACATTTGTAGATATTACAAAACTTGACGTTGTTGAAACTGCCATTACTCGGGACACTAAAGTTTTATACTGTGAAACTGTCAGCAATCCTTTACTGGAAGTAGCTGATATTGAAGGCTTGTCCAAAATTGCAAAAAGACATAATTTAACGCTTGTTGTTGACAATACTTTTTCGCCATTATCCGTTTCTCCTGCAAGATTAGGGGCTGATATTGTGATTCACAGTTTGACAAAATACATCAACGGAAGCAGTGATACTGTGGGTGGAGTAACTTGTGCCTCACAAGAATTCATTGATAGTTTGAAAAATGTGAATAGTGGTGCCAGCATGTTACTTGGACCTACAATGGATAGTTTGCGTTCAGCGAGTGTGATGAAAAACTTGCGCACACTACACATCCGCATGAAACAACACAGTCATAATGCGATGTATTTGGCTAAGCGTTTTGAAAAAGACGGTCTAAAAACAGTTTATCCCGGTTTAGAAAGTCATCCAAGTCACGAAATTTATAAAACGATGATTAATCCGGAATATGGTTTTGGAGGAATGATGACTTTGGACGTGGGAACTTTGGAGAAAGCCAATGAATTAATGGAATTGATGCAGGCAAAAAATCTAGGCTATCTTGCTGTTAGTTTAGGGTTTTATAAAACGTTGTTTAGTGCTCCTGGAACTTCTACATCAAGCGAAATTCCTATGGAAGAACAAATAGAGATGGGATTGACGGATGGTTTAATCCGGTTTTCTATAGGTTTGGACAACGATATCGAAAGAACGTATCAAATGATGCGCGCCTGCATGATGGATTTGGGGATTTTAAGATCTAAAGCTACTCAGACTGCATAA
- the lpdA gene encoding dihydrolipoyl dehydrogenase, producing MSSFDVVIIGSGPGGYVAAIRCAQLGFKTAIIEKYSALGGTCLNVGCIPSKALLASSHHYSDIAHFADHGIEVSGEVKVNLEKMIARKQAVVDQTVGGVKFLMDKNKITVLEGLGSFVDATHVAVAKADGSSETIEAKNIIIATGSKPSSLPFIKIDKERIITSTEALKLPEVPKHLVIIGGGVIGIELGQVYLRLGAQVSVVEYMDRIIPGMDASLSKELTKVLKKQGMKFYVSHKVKSVERNGDIVAVQAENAKGETITLEGNYALVSVGRRPYTDGLNADKAGVKITDRGMVEVNDHLQTNIPNIYAIGDVVRGAMLAHKAEEEGTMVAEILAGQKPHIDYNLIPGVVYTWPEVAAVGQTEEQLKAAGIEYKSGSFPFKALGRARAGGDLDGFVKILADAKTDEVLGVHMIGARCADLIAEAVTAMEFKASAEDISRMSHAHPTFAEAIKEAALAATDNRALHV from the coding sequence ATGAGTTCATTTGACGTAGTCATTATAGGTTCTGGACCAGGCGGATATGTAGCAGCAATTCGTTGTGCACAATTGGGTTTCAAAACAGCAATTATCGAAAAATATTCCGCTCTTGGTGGAACTTGCTTGAATGTAGGCTGTATTCCTTCAAAAGCATTACTTGCTTCTTCACATCATTACAGCGACATCGCTCATTTTGCAGATCATGGAATTGAAGTTTCGGGTGAAGTAAAAGTGAATCTGGAAAAAATGATTGCACGTAAACAAGCCGTTGTTGACCAAACAGTAGGTGGTGTAAAATTTTTGATGGATAAAAATAAGATTACCGTTCTCGAAGGATTGGGTTCTTTTGTTGATGCTACACATGTTGCTGTTGCAAAAGCAGACGGATCTTCTGAAACTATCGAAGCTAAAAATATCATTATCGCCACAGGTTCTAAACCATCTTCTTTGCCATTTATCAAAATCGATAAAGAAAGAATCATCACTTCTACCGAAGCGCTGAAACTTCCTGAAGTGCCAAAACATTTGGTCATTATTGGTGGTGGAGTTATTGGAATTGAACTTGGACAAGTGTATTTACGTTTAGGAGCTCAGGTTTCTGTAGTTGAATACATGGACAGAATAATTCCAGGAATGGATGCATCGTTGTCTAAAGAATTGACTAAAGTATTGAAAAAACAAGGCATGAAATTCTACGTTTCACATAAAGTGAAATCAGTAGAAAGAAATGGCGATATTGTTGCTGTTCAAGCCGAAAATGCAAAAGGCGAAACAATTACTCTTGAAGGGAATTATGCATTAGTTTCTGTAGGTCGTCGTCCTTACACGGATGGATTAAACGCTGATAAAGCAGGAGTGAAAATAACTGATAGAGGAATGGTTGAGGTAAACGATCATTTACAAACTAATATTCCTAATATCTATGCAATTGGTGATGTAGTTCGTGGAGCGATGCTTGCTCACAAAGCAGAAGAAGAAGGAACAATGGTTGCCGAAATATTAGCAGGTCAAAAACCACATATCGATTATAACTTGATTCCTGGTGTTGTTTATACTTGGCCAGAAGTTGCTGCAGTGGGACAAACAGAAGAACAATTGAAGGCAGCTGGAATCGAATACAAATCTGGAAGTTTTCCTTTCAAAGCACTAGGTCGTGCAAGAGCAGGAGGAGATTTAGACGGGTTTGTAAAAATTCTTGCGGATGCAAAAACGGATGAAGTTTTAGGTGTTCACATGATTGGTGCTCGTTGTGCCGATTTAATCGCCGAAGCAGTAACTGCAATGGAATTCAAAGCATCTGCCGAAGATATTTCTAGAATGTCTCATGCACATCCTACATTTGCGGAAGCAATAAAAGAAGCTGCATTAGCCGCTACTGATAATAGAGCGTTGCATGTGTAA
- a CDS encoding DoxX family membrane protein encodes MKIAIIVVRSLLGILFLYTSISFFLHLTPEAETTGNFKAFNVGLMASTYLLPLAKSLEFLCGVSFITGRYVTLANLIILPVTLNILLINFFLTPQNLPIALFVFFGNIFLIFTHWGNYKSLFVAK; translated from the coding sequence ATGAAAATTGCAATCATAGTTGTTCGATCATTACTTGGAATCCTTTTTCTTTATACCTCAATTAGTTTTTTTTTACATCTAACACCAGAGGCTGAAACAACCGGAAACTTCAAAGCATTCAATGTCGGTTTAATGGCGTCAACCTATTTGTTGCCTTTAGCAAAATCTCTCGAATTTCTCTGTGGAGTTTCATTTATTACCGGTCGATATGTAACCCTGGCTAATCTTATAATTTTACCGGTTACTTTAAATATATTATTGATCAATTTTTTCCTAACACCGCAGAACTTACCTATTGCATTATTTGTGTTTTTTGGAAACATATTTTTAATCTTTACCCACTGGGGAAATTATAAAAGTTTATTTGTGGCTAAATAA
- a CDS encoding Lrp/AsnC family transcriptional regulator, translating into MTLDAIDKKLLFLLQSDSKKTTKELSLKLNLSVTAVYERIKKLEREGIIDKYVVLVNRSKIEKGFVVFCHLKLIQHTKEFLTKFESEVVKLKEVLECHHVSGDYDYILKIVVKDMEAYREFLVTKLTTLQHIGSTHSTFMISEVKNTTIVDI; encoded by the coding sequence ATGACATTAGACGCCATCGATAAAAAACTGCTTTTTTTATTACAATCGGATAGTAAAAAAACAACTAAAGAACTTTCCTTAAAACTCAATCTCTCCGTTACTGCGGTTTATGAACGAATCAAAAAACTCGAAAGAGAAGGAATTATCGATAAATATGTAGTGTTAGTCAATCGTTCGAAAATCGAAAAAGGTTTTGTGGTTTTTTGCCATCTCAAATTAATACAGCATACCAAAGAGTTTCTTACCAAATTCGAAAGTGAAGTAGTAAAACTTAAAGAGGTCCTTGAATGCCATCATGTAAGTGGTGACTACGATTATATTCTGAAAATAGTGGTAAAAGATATGGAAGCCTATCGGGAATTTTTGGTTACCAAACTGACTACTTTGCAGCATATTGGAAGCACGCACAGTACCTTTATGATTAGCGAAGTAAAAAATACGACGATTGTTGATATATAG
- a CDS encoding anthranilate synthase component I family protein, with protein MRTSIHKQISDPKAFKQQLLFWGQQFREVIFMDSNSYPQQYSSYDCILAVDAFTAIKTDYHNAFEDLNQYQQITKDWLFGYLSYDLKNDVEHLKSNNLDGLDFPDLFFFQPKKIFLLKGNQLEIQYLKMCDEEVEEDFEEMVESQKSKVEIEEKITIRQRISRENYLEKAAKILEHIHQGDIYEANFCMEFFAENATINPLEKFVKLNEISQPPFAIYFKNNKHFLLSASPERYLRKEGDVLISQPIKGTTKRFLDAIEDEKSRNKLALDPKERAENIMITDLVRNDLSRTAQKGSVEVTELCVIYSFMQVHQMISTITSKLDSQYSAVDAIRTTFPMGSMTGAPKISALKIIEELEETKRGLYSGAVGYFTPNCDFDFNVVIRSILYNEENKYVSFSVGSAITSQSIPEKEYEECLLKAKAMFAVLQ; from the coding sequence TTGAGAACTTCTATTCACAAGCAAATTTCGGATCCAAAGGCGTTCAAACAGCAACTTTTATTTTGGGGACAACAATTCCGTGAAGTCATTTTTATGGATAGCAATTCTTATCCGCAACAGTATTCCAGTTATGATTGTATTCTTGCCGTAGATGCTTTCACCGCTATAAAAACAGATTATCACAACGCTTTCGAAGATTTAAATCAATATCAGCAAATTACTAAAGATTGGCTTTTTGGCTATTTGTCGTATGATTTAAAAAACGATGTGGAACATTTGAAATCTAATAATCTTGATGGTTTGGATTTTCCCGATTTATTTTTTTTTCAACCTAAAAAAATATTTTTATTGAAGGGAAATCAACTCGAAATTCAATATCTCAAAATGTGTGATGAAGAAGTGGAAGAAGACTTTGAGGAAATGGTCGAGAGTCAAAAGTCGAAAGTTGAAATTGAAGAGAAAATAACAATCCGGCAACGAATTTCAAGAGAAAATTATCTTGAAAAAGCGGCAAAAATATTGGAACACATTCATCAAGGCGACATTTATGAAGCTAATTTTTGTATGGAGTTTTTTGCCGAAAATGCAACTATCAATCCATTAGAAAAATTTGTAAAACTCAACGAAATTTCTCAGCCTCCGTTTGCCATTTATTTTAAGAACAACAAGCATTTTTTACTATCAGCTTCACCGGAACGGTATTTAAGGAAAGAGGGAGATGTATTAATTTCGCAACCTATTAAAGGGACGACCAAGAGATTTTTGGATGCAATTGAAGATGAAAAATCAAGAAATAAATTGGCTTTAGACCCAAAAGAACGTGCCGAAAATATCATGATTACTGATTTAGTTCGGAATGATTTGTCCCGAACGGCTCAAAAAGGTTCTGTTGAAGTCACTGAATTATGTGTCATCTATTCTTTTATGCAAGTGCACCAAATGATTTCTACGATTACTTCAAAATTAGATAGTCAATACTCCGCTGTTGACGCTATAAGAACTACTTTTCCTATGGGAAGTATGACTGGAGCACCAAAAATTTCGGCACTGAAAATTATTGAAGAACTAGAAGAAACAAAACGCGGTTTGTATAGTGGAGCCGTAGGTTATTTTACACCAAATTGCGACTTTGATTTCAACGTGGTGATCCGAAGTATTTTGTACAATGAGGAAAATAAATACGTTTCGTTTTCAGTAGGAAGTGCCATAACTTCACAATCTATTCCGGAAAAGGAATATGAGGAATGTTTGCTCAAGGCAAAAGCGATGTTTGCTGTTTTACAGTGA
- the tilS gene encoding tRNA lysidine(34) synthetase TilS, which translates to MLHKLQNDLTHNFQFLKGKKLLLATSGGLDSMVMANLFHKLNYEIAIAHCNFQLRGMESFEDQNFVQEYANANTIPLFVTQFDTKAFAEDYKLSTQVAARELRYNWFYELLENEKYDYILTAHHADDNLETFLINLTRGTGLEGLTGIPEKNENIIRPLLLFSREEIENYAKENNIHWREDSSNASDKYLRNKIRHHLVPMLKELNSNFLTAFQKTQTYLQEAQDMVEDASIIVYQQVAKQEGDDIHFDLNQLKKLPNYRSYLYQWLNEFGFSAWDDIYDLVESQSGKQVFSAEYRLLKDRDSLILSPINFVHEEEFVIEENQQEVKIPLKLSFCKVADISLVSNTTIFVDAEKLQFPMVLRHWKEGDIFQPFGMEGKSKKVSKLFKDEKLSLIEKENTWLLCSNNQIVWVIGIRQDERFRIENKKENILKIQLE; encoded by the coding sequence ATGCTACACAAATTACAAAATGATCTCACCCATAATTTCCAGTTTTTAAAGGGGAAAAAGTTGCTTTTGGCCACAAGCGGAGGATTAGACAGTATGGTAATGGCTAATTTGTTTCATAAGTTAAATTATGAAATAGCGATTGCGCATTGCAATTTTCAGCTTCGAGGAATGGAAAGTTTTGAAGATCAGAATTTTGTTCAGGAATATGCAAATGCGAACACGATTCCTCTTTTTGTAACACAATTTGATACTAAAGCTTTTGCTGAAGATTATAAATTATCGACGCAAGTTGCCGCTCGGGAGTTGCGATACAATTGGTTTTATGAGCTTTTGGAAAATGAAAAGTACGATTATATTCTGACGGCACATCACGCCGATGATAATCTGGAAACCTTTCTGATAAATCTTACTCGAGGAACCGGATTAGAGGGTTTGACTGGAATACCGGAGAAAAATGAAAACATAATTAGACCACTTTTACTTTTTTCGAGGGAAGAAATTGAAAATTATGCAAAAGAAAACAATATACATTGGAGAGAAGACAGCTCTAATGCTTCGGATAAATATTTGAGGAATAAAATCCGTCATCATTTAGTTCCAATGTTAAAAGAACTAAATTCCAATTTTCTAACTGCCTTTCAAAAAACGCAAACCTATTTGCAGGAAGCACAAGATATGGTTGAAGATGCTTCAATAATAGTTTATCAGCAAGTGGCAAAGCAAGAAGGTGACGATATTCATTTTGATTTGAATCAACTGAAGAAATTACCGAATTATAGATCGTATTTGTACCAATGGCTCAATGAATTTGGATTTTCGGCATGGGACGATATTTATGATTTGGTCGAAAGTCAATCAGGTAAACAGGTTTTTTCTGCGGAATATCGATTGTTGAAAGATAGAGATTCTTTAATTCTAAGTCCAATAAATTTTGTACATGAAGAAGAGTTTGTAATTGAAGAAAATCAGCAAGAAGTTAAGATTCCCTTAAAACTTTCGTTTTGTAAAGTAGCCGACATTAGTTTAGTTTCAAATACAACTATATTTGTGGATGCGGAAAAATTACAATTTCCTATGGTTTTGCGCCATTGGAAGGAGGGAGATATTTTTCAGCCCTTTGGAATGGAAGGAAAATCCAAAAAAGTAAGCAAGCTTTTTAAAGACGAAAAATTGTCCTTAATTGAAAAAGAAAATACATGGCTTTTATGTTCCAATAATCAAATAGTCTGGGTTATTGGGATTCGTCAGGATGAACGTTTTAGAATAGAAAATAAAAAAGAAAACATACTTAAAATACAATTAGAATAA
- a CDS encoding type II toxin-antitoxin system RelE/ParE family toxin encodes MAFKIVFSRLAENEMEVAIDFYESRRKGLGKYFFGYIKGYLKIIEANPKLFAIKKEPCFREIALKKFPFVIIYEVFKNEIIVYSIFHTSRNPSKKP; translated from the coding sequence ATGGCTTTTAAAATTGTTTTTTCAAGATTAGCGGAAAATGAAATGGAAGTAGCCATTGATTTTTATGAAAGTAGAAGAAAAGGATTAGGTAAGTATTTTTTTGGTTACATAAAAGGATATTTAAAAATAATAGAAGCGAACCCTAAATTATTTGCGATAAAAAAAGAGCCTTGCTTTAGAGAAATAGCGCTTAAAAAATTCCCTTTTGTAATCATCTATGAAGTATTTAAGAATGAAATTATTGTCTACTCTATTTTTCATACTTCTAGAAATCCTTCCAAAAAACCTTAA
- a CDS encoding ATP-binding protein, whose protein sequence is MTVDRAIVKQMLFFKDKYPILALTGPRQSGKTTLLKEVFPDYTYLSLENPDLRAFAENDPNGFFEKYSKYCIFDEVQRVPQLFSYLQNIVDDSKIMGQFILSGSQNFHLINNIAQSLAGRVALFKLLPFDFNEMKSANLLSNDYIKAMIKGFYPAIYDRDIPAGSFYSNYIQTYVERDITELINIRDIRTFRTFLSLCASRAGQLLNLNSLANDCGITQPTAKAWISVLESSYILFLLQPHHKNYDKRVIKSPKLYFYDTGLLCHLLKIKDENQVKFNSYIGHLFENMIVSEYVKQNYHQNLMKEFWFWRDSAGHEVDLISQDDDLLDVIEIKATATVSQDLFKGLLYFENLAKDNVRGKTLVYAGLDNQKRTIANVISWYDLK, encoded by the coding sequence ATGACTGTCGATAGAGCGATTGTAAAACAAATGCTTTTTTTCAAGGATAAGTATCCAATACTTGCCTTAACTGGTCCAAGACAATCCGGAAAAACAACGCTGTTAAAAGAAGTTTTTCCCGACTATACTTATTTGAGTTTAGAGAATCCCGATTTGAGAGCATTCGCAGAAAATGATCCCAATGGTTTCTTCGAAAAATATTCGAAATATTGCATTTTTGATGAAGTACAAAGAGTTCCTCAACTGTTTTCTTATTTACAGAACATTGTAGATGATAGTAAAATAATGGGGCAATTTATTTTATCAGGCTCACAGAATTTTCATTTGATCAACAATATCGCACAAAGTTTAGCCGGAAGAGTGGCACTTTTTAAATTATTACCTTTCGATTTTAATGAAATGAAATCGGCTAATTTGCTTTCAAATGATTACATAAAAGCCATGATCAAAGGATTTTATCCCGCTATTTATGACAGGGATATCCCAGCAGGTTCTTTTTATAGCAATTATATTCAAACCTATGTAGAGCGTGATATTACCGAACTTATAAATATTAGGGATATTAGGACTTTCAGGACTTTTTTGAGTTTATGCGCATCCCGTGCGGGTCAATTATTGAACTTAAATTCATTGGCTAATGATTGCGGTATTACCCAACCTACTGCCAAAGCTTGGATTTCGGTTTTAGAAAGCAGTTACATCCTGTTTTTACTGCAACCTCATCATAAAAATTATGACAAACGGGTAATCAAAAGTCCAAAACTCTATTTTTATGACACAGGATTGCTTTGTCATTTATTGAAGATAAAAGATGAAAATCAAGTTAAATTCAATTCATACATAGGACATCTGTTTGAAAACATGATAGTTTCTGAATATGTGAAGCAAAATTATCATCAGAATTTAATGAAGGAATTTTGGTTTTGGCGCGATTCAGCCGGTCATGAAGTCGATTTGATTTCGCAGGACGATGATTTGCTGGATGTAATCGAAATTAAGGCTACGGCAACAGTGTCTCAGGATTTATTTAAGGGATTGCTTTATTTTGAGAATCTCGCCAAGGATAATGTGAGGGGCAAAACGTTGGTTTACGCAGGATTGGATAATCAAAAACGTACCATTGCCAATGTTATTTCTTGGTATGATTTAAAATAA